A genomic stretch from Geothermobacter hydrogeniphilus includes:
- a CDS encoding substrate-binding domain-containing protein, with translation MLLLFVGCAVAGHAGTAAGEIIFIPGTGDSQKLLRDLGELYGARQSDLVIIPESIGSSGGIRQVLRGKAVLARVARRLTATERAAGLRWKQFAFSPVVFATHVDQKDVSNLTTAQVEAVFSGVIRDWSELGGGAGKIYLAEREAGDSCRLVLAEFSPVFDLGRPPVGKILYSTSEMIRVLIRHRQTLGYLPLSATFGTSIRSLSLNGVRPTAESLRDGSYPLWLPLAVTWKGELKGPARRFVDFLFSPAARGRIKAFGLVPARP, from the coding sequence ATGCTGTTATTGTTTGTCGGCTGCGCTGTCGCGGGGCATGCCGGCACCGCCGCGGGCGAAATCATTTTCATTCCCGGCACCGGGGACAGTCAGAAACTGCTGCGTGATCTCGGGGAACTCTACGGTGCCCGACAGTCCGACCTGGTCATTATCCCGGAAAGCATCGGCAGCAGCGGAGGGATCAGGCAGGTGCTGCGCGGCAAGGCGGTTCTGGCGCGGGTGGCCCGCCGTCTGACCGCGACTGAACGGGCCGCCGGTCTGCGCTGGAAACAGTTCGCTTTTTCACCGGTGGTCTTTGCCACCCATGTTGATCAGAAGGATGTCAGTAACCTGACCACCGCCCAGGTGGAAGCGGTTTTTTCCGGCGTGATCAGAGACTGGAGCGAACTGGGAGGGGGCGCGGGCAAGATCTATCTTGCCGAAAGGGAAGCCGGCGACTCCTGCCGCCTGGTGCTGGCGGAATTTTCCCCGGTTTTCGACCTTGGACGTCCTCCCGTCGGCAAGATTCTCTATTCGACTTCGGAAATGATTCGTGTTCTCATCCGCCATCGTCAGACGCTCGGCTACCTGCCCCTCTCAGCCACGTTTGGCACATCCATCCGCAGCCTGTCATTGAACGGCGTGAGACCCACCGCCGAGAGCCTGCGGGACGGCAGCTATCCGCTCTGGCTGCCGCTGGCAGTGACCTGGAAGGGAGAATTGAAAGGTCCGGCGCGTCGTTTTGTCGATTTCCTGTTTTCCCCCGCGGCACGCGGCCGGATTAAGGCTTTCGGGCTGGTGCCGGCGAGGCCGTGA
- a CDS encoding HAMP domain-containing protein yields MLVSIRSRMIASHFGMMLLAMLILGPSSYMLMKYYLQQQRSADLQFIARHVAGMLDQRLLDSGQRLRQIAEGRVVREFPETARLAAAGEYFSRFRQRFPVIAYLDENGWEEVKVVEGKRLPYLEDQSSNPLFKLARKHPNRALLGPLAPAPENGQPMLTLIYGIQRYFGDEFVGALLARMPLSELTRILDDIEVGKSGYLVLIENSGRILAYPDPQRIMQQLPKSALREKAVRSALNGDVGGLEGTVLGVHGLVAYAPLRQLDASLIVVLPYGEFIAGPVEVRNTIFLILLGISLLGVLVAILLANRLTRPILDLTAAALRISHGDFSARLKDDGEGEISALVKAFNRMVRELRNSTVSRQYFDRIVEHMQQGLLLVGLDGKVHNVNRAACRLFGMEADDLLGVPLEQLIAEPGADRTDWLQTLLSNPGVRESEKVLLTPDGRVRVRLSWTVLEDGSGTVREIACLFSPVADQPAKGNS; encoded by the coding sequence ATGCTGGTCTCGATCCGTTCCCGGATGATAGCCTCCCATTTCGGGATGATGCTGCTGGCGATGCTGATCCTCGGACCCTCCAGCTATATGCTGATGAAATACTATCTGCAGCAGCAGCGCAGCGCCGACCTGCAGTTTATCGCCAGGCACGTGGCCGGGATGCTGGACCAGCGACTGCTCGACAGCGGCCAGCGTCTCCGGCAGATTGCCGAGGGGAGGGTGGTCAGAGAGTTTCCGGAAACGGCCCGCCTGGCCGCGGCCGGAGAATATTTCAGCCGCTTCCGGCAGCGTTTTCCGGTGATCGCCTACCTTGACGAAAATGGCTGGGAAGAGGTCAAGGTTGTTGAGGGAAAACGCCTCCCCTATCTTGAAGATCAGTCGTCCAACCCGCTTTTCAAACTGGCCAGAAAACACCCCAACCGGGCCCTGCTCGGGCCGTTGGCACCGGCTCCTGAAAACGGGCAGCCGATGCTGACCCTGATTTACGGGATTCAGCGGTATTTCGGTGATGAATTCGTCGGGGCCCTGTTGGCCCGTATGCCGTTGAGTGAGCTTACCCGCATCCTGGATGACATTGAAGTTGGCAAGAGTGGTTACCTGGTGCTGATTGAGAACAGCGGCCGAATCCTTGCCTATCCCGATCCGCAACGCATTATGCAGCAGCTTCCCAAGTCGGCGTTGAGGGAGAAAGCGGTTCGGTCGGCCCTGAACGGCGATGTCGGCGGCCTGGAAGGTACGGTTCTCGGTGTCCATGGCCTGGTGGCCTACGCTCCCCTGCGTCAGCTTGATGCCAGCCTGATAGTGGTTCTGCCCTATGGTGAGTTTATTGCCGGACCGGTTGAGGTCCGGAATACCATCTTTCTGATCCTGCTCGGCATCTCCCTGCTCGGGGTGCTGGTCGCTATTCTGCTCGCCAACCGGTTGACCCGTCCGATTCTTGATCTGACCGCGGCGGCCCTGCGTATTTCCCATGGGGATTTTTCCGCCCGGCTCAAAGATGACGGAGAAGGGGAAATCAGCGCCCTGGTCAAGGCCTTCAACCGCATGGTGCGGGAGTTGCGCAACTCGACCGTGTCGCGACAGTATTTCGATCGTATTGTCGAACATATGCAGCAGGGACTTCTGCTGGTCGGTCTCGACGGCAAGGTTCACAATGTCAACCGCGCGGCCTGCCGCCTGTTCGGGATGGAGGCGGATGACCTGCTCGGCGTGCCCCTGGAACAGCTGATCGCTGAACCGGGGGCCGACCGGACCGACTGGCTGCAGACCCTGCTGTCGAACCCCGGCGTCAGGGAGAGTGAAAAAGTTCTGCTGACCCCTGACGGCCGGGTGCGTGTCAGGCTGAGCTGGACGGTCCTCGAGGATGGCTCGGGCACCGTCAGGGAAATTGCCTGTCTCTTCTCCCCCGTAGCGGACCAACCCGCGAAAGGGAATTCCTGA